Proteins encoded by one window of Porphyromonas vaginalis:
- a CDS encoding sulfide/dihydroorotate dehydrogenase-like FAD/NAD-binding protein, with product MNRIVSKTFLSEKVAKLVVEAPLIAKSRRAGHFVIVRVTDHSERVPYTIADADVDAGTITLIVQAVGESSQRLVALNAGDMIHDIVGPLGQATHIENFGTVVCAGGGVGMAPLYPIARALKAAGNKVIVVAAARTKELIILEKEFREFADEVIIMTDDGSYGTKGLVTDGVESVIKREKVDLCVTIGPAIMMKFVALLTKKYNIPTTSSLNTIMVDGTGMCGACRITVGGKTRFVCVDGPEFDAHQVDFDELLMRLNTYKK from the coding sequence ATGAATCGTATAGTCAGTAAGACTTTTCTCTCCGAAAAAGTAGCCAAGCTGGTTGTCGAGGCACCCTTGATTGCCAAGTCACGCCGTGCTGGACACTTTGTCATCGTACGTGTCACCGACCATAGTGAGCGCGTACCCTACACTATTGCCGATGCTGATGTAGATGCCGGCACGATCACGCTGATCGTTCAGGCAGTCGGCGAGTCCTCTCAGCGACTGGTCGCTCTGAACGCTGGAGACATGATCCACGACATCGTGGGCCCACTAGGACAAGCCACACATATTGAGAACTTTGGCACCGTAGTCTGTGCTGGTGGTGGTGTCGGTATGGCACCGCTCTATCCTATCGCCCGGGCACTCAAGGCTGCTGGCAATAAGGTGATCGTCGTCGCTGCGGCACGTACTAAGGAACTCATCATACTGGAGAAGGAGTTCAGAGAGTTTGCTGACGAGGTCATCATCATGACCGACGATGGCTCCTACGGCACCAAGGGGCTCGTGACCGATGGTGTCGAGTCTGTCATCAAGCGTGAGAAGGTAGACCTCTGCGTGACCATTGGTCCCGCCATCATGATGAAGTTTGTAGCTCTGCTTACTAAGAAGTACAACATCCCTACCACCTCCTCACTCAATACGATCATGGTCGACGGCACGGGCATGTGCGGTGCTTGTCGTATCACCGTCGGAGGCAAGACGCGCTTTGTATGCGTCGATGGACCTGAGTTTGACGCTCACCAGGTAGACTTTGACGAGCTACTGATGCGTCTGAATACCTATAAGAAGTAA
- the priA gene encoding replication restart helicase PriA yields the protein MLARIILPLALEEEYTYRVPEALCEEARVGMRVLVQFGSKRYYYAIISQLIEESDRPLGQLKSIIALPDREAIVTSREIDLWRWGASYYICSLGAWLTAAIPSSYLPSSETQVAWREPDETAEGDQATDYKATELSEAIRYELLSMRGHQAKVSKLAKILGDRIYPEIDRLLQAGVLIGSESIPRYSRSVQVGSPAVQFVEELCSEEALSELVESLSRAKAQKAMVEQLIDLLYQHELPLDTPLLRETLVGRDTNRQATLRTLIKRGILRETATLADPLIRPTAQRTASAAGEQRQSQLFESLISETSKPVLYQATSNEEQIELVVSMVEQMLQRNPAAQVTIYVPQLFLFDQSLLYNALQQLARGSGERRRATPFDLVLYSSSTTDAERMALRARLLGLTHRERGLIVLTSRMGSLLPLSHCDLVIVTDEESSRYKQSDPAPRYHARDLTVVACKSSQTPLLLTTVAPSAEALYNVERGYYRSLNDLSAPNTPKAPRPFELIDLSLQRKQGKLPWGQMLSIELRKALLEQCQAGRKSILLLNRRGYAPHLVCRHCQKTLQCPNCDVGLVYHKSTQSVSCSYCGFTASAPRICPHCHQSDQVPLDKTEVAIDNSRGAFSIQGYGVERIAEELTLFIPTEVHILELSASQYYNKEAQQRMRQLIRSDEPAILVGTSSLIYLDAIRNVGLIGLANLDQLIVGDDFRANERAYAALSRFGSNYPSAQLYIQSYQTDTPLLESLQGGDTAEPYGIGELAEREYLRFPPYVRLIYVYIRGASEGDVCYTAAALARAMQAEPFQPLWQASEPNAPYVSWVRMRHIRYICMKIRPSSPWREVRRQISHIISTIQKSAIQARRVQIYCDVDPL from the coding sequence ATGCTGGCGCGCATCATCCTACCCCTAGCCCTCGAGGAGGAGTACACTTATCGTGTACCCGAGGCGCTGTGTGAAGAGGCGAGGGTCGGTATGCGTGTGCTAGTGCAGTTTGGCAGTAAGCGCTACTATTACGCTATCATATCTCAGCTGATCGAGGAGTCGGACAGACCTCTCGGTCAGCTGAAGTCTATTATAGCCCTACCCGATCGTGAGGCGATCGTGACCTCAAGGGAGATAGACCTCTGGCGCTGGGGCGCCTCTTATTATATCTGTTCGCTGGGAGCCTGGCTCACCGCCGCTATACCGAGTAGCTACCTACCCTCTAGTGAGACGCAGGTAGCGTGGCGGGAGCCAGACGAAACGGCCGAAGGCGATCAAGCAACCGACTACAAAGCGACCGAACTATCGGAAGCGATACGCTATGAGCTACTCTCCATGCGAGGACATCAGGCGAAGGTGAGCAAACTGGCGAAGATCCTTGGCGACCGCATCTATCCTGAGATAGACCGACTCCTGCAGGCTGGTGTACTCATCGGTAGTGAGTCTATACCACGTTACAGCCGCTCTGTGCAGGTCGGCTCGCCAGCCGTGCAGTTTGTCGAGGAGCTATGCTCTGAGGAGGCACTCAGCGAACTTGTCGAGAGCCTCTCCCGCGCCAAGGCGCAGAAAGCTATGGTAGAGCAGCTGATAGACCTCCTCTACCAGCATGAACTACCGCTTGACACGCCTCTACTCCGAGAGACACTCGTCGGGAGAGACACCAATCGGCAGGCCACACTCCGTACACTCATCAAGCGGGGCATACTACGAGAGACGGCGACACTCGCCGATCCGCTCATACGCCCCACGGCACAGCGCACCGCCTCAGCAGCTGGAGAGCAGCGACAGAGTCAGCTCTTCGAGAGTCTCATCAGCGAAACGTCCAAACCCGTACTCTACCAAGCTACAAGCAATGAAGAGCAAATAGAACTGGTCGTCTCGATGGTCGAGCAGATGCTCCAGCGCAACCCTGCAGCACAGGTAACTATCTATGTGCCACAGCTCTTTCTCTTTGACCAAAGCCTACTCTACAATGCCCTGCAGCAGCTAGCTAGAGGCAGCGGAGAGAGACGACGGGCGACGCCCTTTGACCTCGTCCTCTACAGCTCCTCCACGACAGACGCCGAGCGGATGGCGCTACGTGCTAGGCTCCTCGGGCTGACACACCGAGAGCGTGGACTCATCGTCCTCACCTCTCGCATGGGTAGCCTCCTACCCCTTTCGCACTGTGACCTCGTCATCGTCACCGACGAGGAGAGTAGTCGCTACAAGCAGTCCGATCCTGCCCCACGCTATCATGCGCGTGACCTGACTGTCGTCGCTTGCAAGAGCAGCCAGACGCCTCTCCTACTGACTACCGTCGCCCCCTCTGCCGAGGCACTATACAACGTAGAGCGGGGATACTACCGCTCACTCAATGACCTCAGTGCACCGAACACCCCAAAAGCACCACGACCCTTCGAGCTGATCGACCTATCCCTTCAGCGCAAGCAGGGCAAGCTCCCATGGGGACAAATGCTCTCCATCGAGCTACGCAAAGCACTCCTAGAGCAGTGCCAAGCGGGACGCAAAAGCATCCTCCTACTCAATCGTCGGGGCTACGCTCCGCACCTTGTCTGTAGACATTGTCAGAAGACGCTCCAGTGTCCCAACTGCGATGTAGGACTGGTCTACCACAAGTCCACACAGAGCGTCAGCTGTAGCTACTGTGGCTTCACAGCGTCTGCTCCTCGCATCTGTCCTCATTGTCATCAGAGTGACCAGGTTCCTCTAGACAAAACAGAAGTTGCGATAGACAACAGCCGGGGAGCCTTTAGCATACAGGGTTATGGTGTAGAGCGTATCGCCGAGGAGCTCACGCTCTTCATCCCGACAGAGGTTCACATCCTAGAACTCAGTGCCTCGCAATACTATAATAAGGAGGCGCAGCAACGGATGCGTCAGCTGATACGTAGCGACGAGCCTGCCATACTGGTCGGCACCTCAAGTCTTATCTATCTAGATGCTATCCGCAATGTGGGGCTCATTGGCTTGGCAAACCTAGATCAGCTGATCGTGGGCGATGACTTCAGAGCCAACGAGCGGGCCTATGCCGCACTCAGTCGCTTCGGGAGCAACTACCCCTCAGCGCAACTCTACATTCAGAGCTACCAGACCGACACACCCCTCCTCGAGAGCCTGCAGGGCGGTGACACGGCAGAGCCTTATGGTATAGGCGAGCTGGCAGAGCGTGAGTACCTCCGCTTCCCCCCCTATGTGCGCCTCATCTACGTTTATATACGAGGAGCCTCCGAGGGAGATGTCTGCTACACCGCAGCTGCGCTAGCACGTGCGATGCAGGCGGAGCCGTTTCAGCCACTCTGGCAGGCTTCTGAACCCAATGCACCCTACGTCTCTTGGGTGCGTATGCGCCATATTCGCTATATTTGCATGAAAATTCGTCCCTCTAGCCCTTGGCGGGAGGTGCGAAGGCAGATTTCTCATATTATCTCCACGATACAGAAGAGTGCTATCCAAGCTCGG
- the gltA gene encoding NADPH-dependent glutamate synthase, producing MSEQKDLITARRNEPWREELRKAHTGKERMAIPRVKMTEVDPHERAHSLTKEVNCGLTEAEARQEAIRCLDCANPSCMEGCPVSINIPSFIKNVERGDFAAAAHIIRESSSLPAVCGRVCPQEKQCEKHCIYTEKMKRNAVAIGYLERFVADYERENGLYELPEMAPANGKKIAVIGSGPAGLSFAGDMARWGYDVTVFEALHEVGGVLKYGIPEFRLPLRVVNAELKILEQMGVHFETNVVVGRTLSYEQLQEMGFVGIFVGSGAGLPNFMNIPGENLAGVMSSNEYLTRVNLMGAGTEGAETPIYKGDVVAVIGGGNTAMDSVRTALRLGAKRAMIVYRRSEEEMPARHEEILHAKAEGVEFLTLHNPIEYEGNEKGKVCRMKLQRMELGDPTPDGRRKPVPIPGAIDEVDVDVVVVSIGVSPNPLIPRSFQGLEVSPKGTVIVNEQNQSSIKEVYAGGDIVRGGATVILAMGDGRKAAANMHAALSQQ from the coding sequence ATGTCAGAACAAAAGGATCTGATCACTGCTCGTCGCAACGAACCTTGGCGCGAGGAGCTTCGCAAGGCACATACTGGTAAGGAGCGCATGGCTATACCACGAGTCAAGATGACTGAGGTAGATCCACACGAGCGTGCTCACAGTCTAACGAAAGAGGTCAACTGTGGTCTCACCGAGGCTGAGGCGCGTCAGGAGGCTATCCGCTGTCTCGACTGTGCCAACCCCTCTTGTATGGAGGGTTGCCCCGTATCAATCAACATACCCTCTTTTATCAAAAACGTAGAGCGTGGAGACTTTGCAGCAGCTGCGCACATCATCCGTGAGAGTAGCTCGCTGCCCGCTGTGTGCGGTCGTGTATGCCCTCAGGAGAAGCAGTGTGAGAAGCACTGTATCTACACGGAGAAGATGAAGCGCAACGCCGTCGCCATCGGTTATCTAGAGCGCTTTGTAGCAGATTATGAGCGTGAGAATGGGCTGTACGAGCTACCCGAGATGGCTCCCGCCAATGGCAAGAAAATCGCCGTCATCGGTAGTGGTCCTGCCGGACTCTCCTTCGCTGGCGATATGGCACGCTGGGGGTACGATGTGACCGTCTTCGAGGCTCTGCACGAGGTCGGTGGCGTGCTGAAGTATGGTATCCCCGAGTTCCGCCTCCCGCTACGCGTCGTCAATGCCGAACTCAAGATCTTAGAGCAGATGGGCGTACACTTTGAGACCAATGTCGTCGTAGGTCGTACGCTCTCTTACGAGCAGCTACAGGAGATGGGCTTCGTAGGCATCTTCGTGGGTAGTGGTGCTGGCTTGCCCAACTTTATGAATATCCCTGGCGAAAACCTCGCCGGCGTCATGAGCTCTAACGAATACCTCACCCGTGTCAACCTGATGGGCGCTGGTACCGAGGGTGCTGAGACACCTATCTATAAGGGAGACGTGGTCGCTGTCATCGGGGGTGGTAACACTGCTATGGACTCAGTCCGTACGGCACTCCGCCTTGGTGCTAAGCGTGCTATGATCGTCTATCGTCGTAGCGAGGAGGAGATGCCCGCACGTCATGAGGAGATCCTGCATGCTAAGGCTGAGGGCGTCGAGTTCCTCACCCTACATAACCCTATCGAGTACGAGGGCAACGAAAAGGGCAAAGTGTGCCGTATGAAGCTGCAGCGCATGGAGCTAGGCGACCCCACACCCGATGGTCGTCGCAAGCCGGTCCCCATACCTGGAGCTATCGATGAGGTAGATGTAGATGTCGTCGTTGTGAGCATCGGTGTCTCGCCGAACCCACTCATACCACGCTCCTTCCAGGGTCTGGAAGTTTCGCCCAAGGGGACTGTCATCGTCAACGAGCAGAACCAGAGCTCTATCAAAGAGGTCTACGCTGGTGGCGATATCGTCCGTGGAGGTGCCACAGTCATCCTCGCTATGGGTGACGGACGCAAGGCTGCTGCCAATATGCACGCAGCTCTAAGCCAGCAGTAA
- a CDS encoding alpha-amylase family protein has product MRTIIYSTLVRLWGNKKAHAQLTPHGTLEQNGTGTLEDFDDAALDYLASLGVSHLWPIGIIRHATQTPLHSWTDCPDQHPDIVKGQAGSPYAITDYYDVHPTIVREPMRRRETFRSFVERCHRHGLKVIIDFVPNHVSRQYDGTHTPQGATPLGAKDDRSKAFDPNNNFYYLPSTSLQLPNRSSSYHEEPARVTGNDCWSATPSANDWYETVKLNYGVDYRPDGSRISHFDPMPATWLQMRDILCYWAAEGVDGFRCDMVEMVPVEFWHWVIPQVQEQYPVTFVAEIYQIDNYHKYLEEGAFDLLYDKSGLYDTLYQVITQERSVSAIEERLIYNNKEYAPDELLYFLENHDEVRLASPYFADTAQRGLTAMTLLALATPSPLLLYAGQEYGERGVDAEGYSGPDGRTSIFDYWSIPALGHRDPADPIYQSYHRLMQWAQNPVILRGAFHSIQEQARQWGGFNAERTYGYLRLLDPAEQEAGETIGIAVLSNFTADPQRYPLFLPVLEERVETQQLMRVTTQTYLEASQEQLYAFQPWVPLIVKLPPYSVQVIELRNTNSGRISG; this is encoded by the coding sequence ATGCGCACCATAATCTACTCCACACTAGTACGTCTATGGGGTAATAAGAAAGCGCACGCTCAGCTGACGCCTCATGGCACTCTAGAGCAAAACGGCACAGGCACGCTCGAAGACTTTGACGATGCAGCACTTGACTACCTCGCTTCGCTAGGAGTCTCTCACCTGTGGCCGATAGGGATCATACGCCACGCCACCCAGACACCTTTGCATAGCTGGACAGACTGTCCTGACCAACACCCCGACATTGTCAAGGGGCAGGCAGGCTCGCCCTACGCCATCACCGACTACTACGACGTACACCCGACCATCGTGCGAGAGCCGATGAGGCGACGAGAGACGTTTCGCTCTTTTGTAGAGCGCTGCCATCGTCATGGATTAAAAGTGATCATAGACTTTGTCCCTAACCATGTATCACGACAGTATGACGGCACTCACACGCCCCAGGGGGCTACTCCGCTGGGAGCTAAAGATGATAGGAGCAAAGCATTTGATCCGAACAACAACTTCTACTACCTACCTAGCACTTCGCTTCAGCTACCCAATCGCTCCTCTAGCTATCACGAGGAGCCGGCGCGTGTCACGGGTAATGACTGCTGGTCTGCCACTCCCTCAGCCAACGACTGGTACGAGACGGTCAAGCTGAACTATGGCGTGGACTACCGCCCCGATGGCTCTCGGATCTCACACTTTGACCCGATGCCTGCCACGTGGCTGCAGATGCGAGACATACTCTGCTACTGGGCTGCCGAGGGGGTAGACGGCTTTCGCTGTGATATGGTCGAGATGGTGCCAGTGGAGTTTTGGCACTGGGTCATACCGCAGGTACAGGAGCAGTATCCCGTCACCTTTGTCGCAGAGATCTACCAGATAGACAACTACCACAAGTACTTAGAGGAGGGAGCCTTCGATCTACTCTACGACAAGAGCGGACTCTACGACACGCTCTACCAAGTGATCACTCAGGAGCGCTCGGTCTCTGCTATCGAAGAGCGACTCATCTACAATAACAAGGAGTACGCTCCCGACGAGCTGCTCTACTTCCTAGAGAACCACGATGAGGTGCGTCTTGCCTCGCCTTACTTTGCCGACACGGCTCAGCGAGGACTCACCGCTATGACGCTGCTTGCGCTCGCTACCCCTAGCCCCCTACTCCTCTACGCGGGTCAGGAGTATGGAGAGAGAGGCGTCGATGCCGAGGGGTATAGTGGTCCTGACGGACGAACCTCGATCTTTGACTACTGGAGCATCCCCGCTCTGGGTCATCGTGACCCTGCCGACCCGATCTATCAGAGCTATCATCGCCTCATGCAGTGGGCGCAGAATCCAGTCATCCTGAGAGGAGCTTTTCACTCGATACAGGAGCAGGCTCGTCAGTGGGGAGGGTTCAATGCTGAGCGCACCTACGGTTACCTACGACTACTAGATCCCGCAGAGCAAGAGGCTGGCGAAACAATCGGCATCGCCGTCCTAAGCAATTTCACGGCAGACCCACAGCGTTACCCACTCTTCCTCCCAGTCTTGGAGGAGCGCGTAGAGACGCAGCAGCTGATGCGTGTGACGACACAGACCTATCTAGAAGCTTCCCAGGAGCAACTCTACGCCTTCCAGCCATGGGTTCCGCTGATCGTCAAGCTCCCCCCTTACAGTGTACAGGTCATCGAGCTACGAAACACAAATTCTGGTAGAATTAGTGGTTAG